One Terriglobales bacterium genomic region harbors:
- a CDS encoding SMP-30/gluconolactonase/LRE family protein: MSSCSVLVDDNNLCGEAPLWDATGQKLYWTDCVGRKFYSYDWRLKLKDVLLTDVEVNGCALDRSGDLVFSNNSGVWIWDRVGEPRLLASELGPVKLQLNDCIADPKGRFLAGSCFYDPSTKYELGKLFSLDGSGELQILDEGFRLANGLGFSVDGTTLYFSDSVARKVYAYSYDVATGKARGRRTFIQLDSTEGLPDGLTVDAEDHVWVAQWYGSCVVRYDPDGRPERKISVPAKQSSSVMFGGPGLTELFVTSAARSEPMPVMPSGYDANSGYFGGALFHCTVPVTGKPEYRTDLRGIAAHA; encoded by the coding sequence ATGAGCTCTTGCTCAGTACTTGTAGACGACAACAATCTTTGTGGCGAGGCGCCACTCTGGGATGCAACCGGTCAAAAGCTCTATTGGACGGATTGCGTGGGCAGAAAGTTTTACTCCTACGACTGGAGGTTGAAACTCAAAGACGTGCTCCTCACCGATGTCGAGGTGAATGGCTGCGCGCTCGACCGGTCGGGCGATCTTGTTTTCTCGAACAACTCAGGCGTGTGGATTTGGGACCGAGTCGGCGAGCCCAGATTGCTTGCGTCTGAACTCGGGCCCGTCAAACTTCAGCTGAATGATTGCATTGCAGATCCAAAGGGCCGGTTCCTTGCTGGATCGTGCTTCTATGATCCGAGTACGAAGTATGAATTGGGGAAATTGTTTTCACTCGATGGCTCCGGCGAACTACAGATTTTGGATGAGGGTTTTCGTCTTGCAAACGGCTTGGGTTTTTCGGTAGACGGGACGACACTGTACTTCTCAGATTCCGTTGCGCGAAAGGTATACGCATATTCGTACGATGTTGCTACGGGAAAAGCTCGCGGCCGACGCACATTCATTCAGTTAGACAGCACCGAAGGATTGCCAGACGGGTTGACGGTCGACGCTGAAGACCACGTTTGGGTAGCTCAATGGTATGGGAGCTGTGTAGTTCGATATGACCCGGACGGTAGACCGGAACGGAAGATTAGTGTTCCGGCGAAACAAAGTTCTTCGGTGATGTTTGGTGGGCCTGGACTCACCGAACTGTTCGTTACGTCTGCAGCCAGATCAGAGCCAATGCCGGTGATGCCGTCCGGCTACGACGCAAACTCCGGATACTTTGGGGGAGCTTTGTTCCACTGCACAGTTCCGGTAACAGGAAAACCGGAATACCGAACGGATTTGAGAGGCATTGCTGCTCATGCGTGA
- a CDS encoding SDR family oxidoreductase: MRDRLAGKIALLTAAGEGTGRATALAFAAAGCKVWATDLNGEALGRLAEECPQIQTRRVDVRDTQAINEVVSEVGQVDILFNCAGYVHHGTILNCSDDDWDMSFDINVKSMYRTCRAVLPGMIKAGKGSIVNVSSTVSSIKGAPNRFVYGTTKAAIIGLTKAIAADFIRSGIRCNAICPGTVDSPSLAKRIASQGDPEKVRAEFVARQPTGRLGRPEEVAALAVYLASDESSFTTGQIHVIDGGFTL, from the coding sequence ATGCGTGATCGACTGGCTGGAAAGATCGCATTGCTAACCGCCGCAGGCGAGGGGACTGGCAGAGCCACGGCTTTGGCCTTTGCCGCGGCCGGATGCAAAGTTTGGGCGACCGACTTGAATGGTGAGGCACTCGGCCGATTGGCGGAGGAGTGCCCGCAAATTCAGACTCGGCGAGTGGATGTTCGAGACACGCAAGCAATCAACGAGGTAGTTTCAGAAGTTGGGCAAGTCGATATTCTGTTCAACTGCGCCGGGTACGTTCATCACGGCACAATTCTTAACTGTTCAGATGACGACTGGGATATGTCGTTCGACATTAACGTTAAGTCAATGTATCGCACTTGCCGGGCGGTGCTACCGGGCATGATCAAAGCAGGCAAGGGTAGCATTGTGAATGTTTCGTCGACAGTGTCGAGCATAAAAGGGGCACCCAATCGATTCGTGTACGGCACTACCAAGGCTGCGATTATCGGCTTAACAAAGGCTATCGCGGCCGATTTCATTCGCAGCGGGATTCGGTGCAACGCAATCTGTCCCGGGACGGTGGACTCTCCATCGCTGGCAAAACGCATCGCTTCGCAAGGAGACCCGGAAAAGGTTCGCGCTGAATTTGTGGCCCGGCAGCCCACGGGGCGTTTGGGGCGACCGGAGGAGGTCGCTGCCCTTGCTGTGTACCTGGCTTCCGACGAATCGTCTTTCACCACGGGGCAGATTCATGTGATCGACGGCGGATTCACGCTTTAA
- a CDS encoding fumarylacetoacetate hydrolase family protein, translated as MKLLRFGDPGRERPGVLDENKEVRDLSAHVPDIAADALCPETMDKLRTIDISSLPKVAAGVRIGACVSGTGKFICVGLNYADHAAEAGAQVPSEPVLFMKAVSAICGPNNDVVIPRNSQKTDWEVELGVVIGKTAKYVDIDKALEHVAGYCVVNDLSERAFQLEGTGQWVKGKSADTFGPIGPWLVTPDEVPDPQNLRLWLEVDGHRYQNGNTSTMIFGVAYLVSYISQFMSLHPGDIISTGTPPGVGLGQRPPVYLKAGNQIRLGIEGLGEQVQKVTDWSDC; from the coding sequence ATGAAACTACTTCGATTTGGCGATCCCGGACGCGAAAGGCCTGGCGTGTTGGATGAAAATAAAGAGGTGCGAGATCTGTCCGCGCACGTGCCAGATATCGCTGCAGATGCACTTTGTCCAGAAACGATGGACAAACTCAGGACGATCGATATCTCGTCGCTGCCGAAAGTTGCGGCAGGAGTTCGAATCGGGGCATGTGTTTCCGGGACAGGCAAGTTCATATGTGTTGGACTTAATTATGCAGATCACGCGGCTGAAGCCGGCGCTCAAGTCCCCAGCGAACCGGTATTGTTCATGAAAGCGGTTTCCGCGATTTGCGGTCCAAACAATGATGTAGTGATTCCACGTAATTCGCAGAAGACTGACTGGGAAGTCGAACTGGGTGTGGTGATAGGCAAGACCGCGAAATATGTTGATATTGATAAAGCTCTGGAACATGTGGCCGGATACTGTGTAGTGAATGATCTTTCGGAGCGTGCGTTTCAACTGGAAGGCACGGGACAGTGGGTGAAAGGGAAGAGCGCGGACACCTTCGGACCCATCGGGCCTTGGCTGGTCACGCCCGATGAAGTACCCGATCCTCAGAACCTGCGTCTGTGGCTGGAGGTTGACGGACATCGCTATCAAAATGGCAATACGTCGACGATGATCTTTGGAGTAGCCTACCTCGTAAGTTACATAAGCCAATTTATGAGCCTGCACCCCGGGGACATTATCTCCACCGGTACTCCACCGGGAGTGGGGCTGGGACAGCGGCCGCCGGTTTACTTGAAGGCTGGGAATCAAATCAGGCTTGGGATCGAAGGACTGGGCGAGCAAGTTCAAAAGGTGACAGATTGGTCTGATTGTTGA